A stretch of Hydractinia symbiolongicarpus strain clone_291-10 chromosome 9, HSymV2.1, whole genome shotgun sequence DNA encodes these proteins:
- the LOC130656249 gene encoding pleckstrin homology domain-containing family H member 2-like gives MEVHEDKMNQMDTGTEDVNSHLTWKEKYELADRQLTKFRRQAGKVRELLSQKMTEYEARVTAAEQKRDETLERLEKLEIACQDKDEAINALREKIARLREERNNFMLLDEEKMGKIKEWVQVKFTELFRELEKVKVERDELQKKCDRESKRASDFSFGSHASHYYEEVFGELLDDLKEQQASYESISSYLIKKQGSGSSTSSGAHAKPKTEPPVIPPRRASIREESRFLNSSKSKPTTSFRPSSPSFLKQMFDLKEEGAGSSMQSLNEEVLKMSLDEETSASLLGGNYKEPMSPIYFTLQEMANGGEFNKRDSVPVFSLLEGKASQIRKQPFTGDTSDSEIDADQDQRTANNLPIRKVIATERSVKEKPARSADSSPEPQRPQLRTCASFTEQNMREETLAKAGWLTKLGGRVKNWKKRWFTLIDGKLSYFKARGDMYRKPLGWIDIKQVTQLTRSEQPLTFEVTTPERIYYLTADSKEEIDDWMRVLRNALRRFGGARLMSRAGEKTVFSGWVTKAKCGISKHCWAVLKEKSILFYKNEFEQGPIGAISLREIISVSPVEKEIAQSDAENVDTDGTCRLMIQCLKDSHPTYFVVSSRSDMELWLHQLQQMCSGNDENNETDFETLVTKLMNIDGDPGSRYWRNKMMIHSKQLLKESLTSLRTTELEKEAINLWKSIQLFSNTPINETAIDYHISLSQDIVQVCLTYPELQTEIYCQLIKQTSKYRSKPNTAGSNYMMSNDWVADPRQSQLGTIDQQPVSAFVYMQCWQLIALCTSIFLPKLKILWLLKAHLHRNASESSDVGRYAIYCQRSLERTLKNGERETKPSRIEALSLIARNPYFRIYPMSIPVYFINNSYQLFSFDGSTTVTEFISRINEEVGIRDNSESGYSLFTDNPVASIEHCLQGDLKLCDVISKWEQASQQLKTGRVERSKAIKLTYKNRLFFKSLMRSQTEKEKLLHVFQINDNLRSGHLLSTRHVLSKLTALLAQIELGDYVDHFKYLEDIIQKIYPKYNFVEEAAMKKKIFKDVADAWSSLKGRLLKDCVHSYISIAQTIPFYGCKLFKAQEKFHQQTDEKENVWLAIEEEKIQILKKNMDLLKVYAWQNVVTFGGFQEDFMLVVQPDESAPEKTERHLFAMPPGRVLEVTLLIASYINAVVTRCGINLDVKSSSSLSPLPTETSNNNAATSSALKLEYVHLWDMETEK, from the exons ATGGAAGTTCATGAAGATAAAATGAATCAGATGGACACTGGCACTGAAGATGTTAACTCTCATTTAACTTGGAAAGAAAAGTATGAACTTGCAGATAGACAGTTGACAAAATTTCGTCGACAGGCTGGAAAAGTCAGAGAGTTATTATCACAAAAA ATGACAGAATATGAGGCAAGAGTAACAGCTGCAGAGCAGAAGAGAGATGAAACGTTAGAAAGG TTGGAGAAACTAGAAATCGCATGTCAGGATAAAGATGAAGCAATTAATGCCTTGCGAGAAAAAATTGCAAGATTG AGAGAAGAAAGGAACAATTTCATGTTGCTAGACGAAGAAAAAATGGGGAAAATTAAAGAATGGGTGCAAGTGAAGTTCACTGAG CTCTTCCGGGAGTTGGAAAAAGTTAAAGTAGAACGAGACGAGCTTCAAAAAAAGTGTGATAGAG AATCCAAAAGAGCTTCGGATTTTTCTTTTGGGTCACATGCTTCGCATTATTATGAGGAGGTATTTGGGGAGCTTCTAGATGACTTAAAAGAGCAGCAAGCCTCATATGAATCTATTAGCTCGTACTTGATTAAAAAACAAGGTTCCGGATCTTCTACTTCGTCAGGTGCACATGCAAAACCGAAAACTGAACCTCCAGTCATACCACCCCGCAGGGCGTCTATAAGGGAAGAAAGCCGTTTTCTGAATTCTAGCAAATCAAAACCTACCACATCATTTCGTCCAAGTAGTCCTTCATTTTTGAAACAAATGTTTGATTTAAAAGAGGAAGGGGCTGGAAGTTCTATGCAATCACTTAATGAAGAAGTGTTAAAAATGTCACTGGATGaa GAAACATCTGCAAGTTTACTGGGAGGAAATTATAAAG AACCCATGTCACCTATTTATTTCACACTACAAGAAATGGCAAATGGCGGTGAATTTAACAAAAGAGATTCTGTTCCTGTCTTTTCGCTGCTGGAAGGG AAAGCATCACAAATAAGGAAACAACCTTTTACAGGTGATACATCAGATTCTGAAATTGATGCCGACCAGGATCAACGCACAGCAAATAATTTACCAATAAGAAAGGTTATAGCAACAGAACGTTCTGTAAAAGAAAAACCAGCACGATCTGCAGACTCCTCACCAGAACCACAAAGACCACAACTCCGTACATGTGCTTCCTTCACAGAACAAAATATGAGAGAG GAAACACTTGCCAAAGCTGGCTGGCTTACAAAACTTGGTGGACGCGtcaaaaattggaagaaaagatGGTTTACATTGATTGATGGAAAACTTAGCTACTTTAAAGCTAGG GGTGATATGTATCGAAAGCCATTGGGTTGGATAGACATAAAGCAAGTCACTCAACTGACCAGATCAGAACAACCACTTACTTTCGAA GTAACCACACCCGAACGGATATACTACCTGACAGCTGATAGTAAAGAAGAAATTGATGACTGGATGAGAG TTCTGCGAAATGCTCTCCGGCGATTTGGAGGAGCTCGACTTATGTCCAGAGCAGGAGAAAAAACTGTATTTTCTGGTTGGGTAACCAAG GCTAAATGTGGCATATCCAAACATTGCTGGGcagtgttaaaagaaaaatcaatTCTCTTTTATAAAAACGAATTTGAACAG GGACCGATTGGTGCTATAAGTTTGCGAGAAATTATCAGTGTAAGTCCAGTGGAAAAAGAAATAGCTCAGTCCGATGCTGAAAATGTGGACACTGATGGAACATGTCGTTTAATGATTCAATGCTTAAAAGACAGCCATCCAACATATTTTGTTGTTTCCAGCAGATCTGATATG GAGTTATGGCTACATCAATTACAACAAATGTGCTCTGGGAATGATGAGAATAATGAAACAGATTTTGAAACACTAGTTACAAAACTTATGAACATAGATGGAGATCCTG GTAGCAGATACTGGCGTAACAAGATGATGATTCACTCTAAGCAGTTGCTAAAAGAAAGTTTAACAAGCTTGCGGACAACAGAATTAGAGAAGGAAGCAATTAATTTGTGGAAG AGCATACAGCTATTTTCAAATACTCCAATAAACGAAACTGCTATTGATTATCATATCTCGCTGTCCCAAGATATCGTACAAGTTTGTCTCACTTATCCAGAGCTTCAAACAGAGATATATTGTCAACTAATCAAACAAACTTCAAAATATCGCTCGAAACCTAATACAGCTGGATCG AACTACATGATGTCTAATGATTGGGTAGCAGATCCTCGCCAATCACAATTAGGTACGATCGATCAACAGCCAGTCAGTGCGTTTGTTTACATGCAGTGTTGGCAATTAATTGCGCTATGCACAAGCATCTTTTTGCCGAAGTTGAAGATCTTGTGGCTGTTGAAAGCTCATTTACACAGGAATGCAAGCGAAAG ctCTGATGTTGGACGATACGCGATCTACTGTCAAAGAAGCTTGGaaagaactttaaaaaatggtgaACGAGAAACTAAACCATCGAGAATTGAG GCTTTATCCTTAATCGCCCGTAATCCTTATTTCCGAATTTATCCGATGAGCATTCCTGTTTATTTTATCAACAATTCTTACCAG ttattcaGTTTTGATGGTTCAACAACGGTGACTGAGTTTATTTCAAGAATAAACGAG GAGGTTGGTATTCGAGATAACTCCGAGAGTGGTTATTCTTTGTTCACGGATAATCCTGTTGCGTCAATAGAACATTGCTTGCAGGGTGATTTAAAG ttGTGCGATGTTATTTCGAAATGGGAGCAAGCTTCACAGCAATTGAAAACAGGGAGAGTTGAAAGATCAAAAGCAATCAAACTAACTTACAAAAATAG attatttttcaaaagtttgaTGAGAAGTCAAACAGAAAAAGAGAAACTGTTGCACGTATTTCAG ATAAATGACAATTTAAGAAGTGGACATCTGCTATCCACACGTCATGTTCTGTCGAAACTGACAGCCCTGCTCGCACAG ATTGAACTTGGAGATTATGTtgatcattttaaatatttggaaGACATTATTCAAAAGATATATCCGAAGTACAATTTTGTTGAAGAAGCAGCAATGAAAAA AAAAATCTTTAAGGATGTAGCTGACGCGTGGTCGAGTTTGAAAGGGCGTTTGTTGAAAGATTGTGTGCATTCATACATCAGTATTGCGCAGACCATACCATTTTACGGATGCAAGCTATTCAAAGCACAG gAAAAATTTCATCAGCAAACTGacgaaaaagaaaatgtttggtTGGCCatcgaagaagaaaaaattcagATCTTAAAGAAAAACATG GACCTTCTTAAAGTGTATGCTTGGCAGAATGTGGTTACATTTGGTGGATTTCAAGAAGATTTTATGTTAGTTGTTCAGCCGGACGAGAGTGCGCCTGAAAAAACCGAACGTCATTTATTCGCTATGCCTCCAGGAAGA